In a single window of the Caproicibacterium sp. BJN0003 genome:
- the rsgA gene encoding ribosome small subunit-dependent GTPase A codes for MMREIKGIIEKGIGGFYYVRTQNKDLVECKARGLFRKEGISPLAGDSVILLEGEEQSYTIHEILPRKNKLIRPPIANLDQLIIVISVCDPNPNMLVIDKLIAAAEAQKIQPILIFTKSDLQSAKNLTDVYSNVGIPYFEVSSSKKIGIEPIKSILKGKLTALTGNTGVGKSSLLNQLLPGENLETGEISRKLGRGRHTTRQVELLPVPGGGYVADTPGFSSIQLERYVPVKKEELQYCFREFIPYIDQCQFQGCSHVCEKGCAILKAIKDGKISESRHQSYCEMYEQIKEIKDWKRK; via the coding sequence ATGATGAGAGAAATAAAAGGAATTATAGAAAAGGGAATCGGCGGATTTTATTATGTGAGGACACAAAACAAAGATCTCGTCGAATGTAAAGCACGCGGCCTTTTTCGAAAAGAGGGAATCAGTCCACTCGCGGGGGACAGCGTGATTTTATTGGAAGGGGAAGAACAGAGCTATACGATCCATGAAATCTTGCCGCGCAAAAATAAATTGATTCGTCCGCCAATTGCAAATTTGGATCAGTTAATAATTGTTATTTCTGTTTGTGATCCCAATCCTAATATGTTGGTAATTGACAAATTAATTGCAGCGGCAGAGGCACAAAAAATTCAGCCGATTTTAATTTTTACGAAATCAGACCTTCAAAGTGCCAAAAATTTGACTGATGTTTATTCTAATGTTGGAATCCCTTATTTTGAGGTCTCTTCCTCTAAAAAAATTGGGATTGAGCCTATAAAGTCTATCCTAAAAGGAAAATTGACAGCATTGACTGGAAATACGGGAGTTGGAAAAAGCTCGTTGCTGAATCAACTCCTGCCGGGAGAAAATTTAGAGACAGGAGAAATTAGCCGAAAATTAGGACGAGGCCGCCATACAACTAGACAAGTTGAGCTGCTCCCTGTTCCGGGCGGCGGGTATGTTGCGGACACTCCTGGATTTTCTTCTATTCAATTGGAACGGTATGTTCCGGTAAAAAAAGAAGAGCTTCAATATTGCTTCAGAGAATTTATTCCCTATATCGATCAGTGCCAATTTCAAGGATGTTCGCATGTTTGTGAAAAAGGTTGTGCGATTTTAAAAGCAATAAAAGATGGGAAAATTTCAGAATCACGTCATCAGAGTTATTGTGAGATGTATGAACAGATTAAGGAAATAAAGGACTGGAAACGAAAATGA
- the pknB gene encoding Stk1 family PASTA domain-containing Ser/Thr kinase encodes MDKYAGKRLDGRYEIQELVGAGGMALVYRAYDTLDQRTVAIKILKDEFLDNAEFIRRFKNESKAIALLSHPNIIKVYDVSFGDQIQYIVEEYIDGITLREYLDRQTVIDLNKVLYFTTQILRALQHAHQKGIVHRDIKPQNIMVLPDDTIKVTDFGIARFARSETRTMTDKAIGSVHYIAPEQARGDLTDEKADIYSVGVMLYEMITGQLPFEAENAVSVAIMQLQAEPQPPMEINPDIPLGLQQITLHAMQKDPAQRYQTATEMLLDLKELRQNPDAVFEYKYIQRNNDYATPNSLKDTASVTSYDDGYNYVEHPEQNNAKAKKRKKTPFIIGGIALGVVILAVILMVAGVFKSCGTPSEVKLPNFVGQKYDDVVKAYNGQFNFVEETKTDSTKETGTIVSQSPNADMTVKKGSDVHLTVIVAADTVQVPDVTGKTVADAKQALISAGLQVGTVTAKDGKETANTILETSPAAGTSVDKGSKVNLVYSTGKKETKISVTVSLPSVSSNLNLSYYLDGVLQGQVTVNPAYNSTWTQSFSGETGTKILTVSLGGNIYRKISLDFDSGNFSTLAEYPYTEPQTSQPTSSKTPSSSSSGNSSPSSSHSSDNPSSNSSASSH; translated from the coding sequence ATGGATAAATATGCCGGCAAACGATTGGACGGCCGCTATGAGATTCAGGAATTGGTTGGCGCTGGTGGAATGGCACTTGTGTATCGTGCTTATGATACTTTGGATCAGCGTACAGTTGCAATCAAAATACTGAAAGATGAGTTTTTGGACAATGCGGAATTTATCCGCCGCTTTAAAAATGAAAGTAAGGCAATTGCACTGCTTTCTCATCCCAATATTATTAAAGTCTATGACGTGAGCTTTGGAGATCAGATTCAGTATATCGTCGAAGAATATATTGATGGAATTACCCTTCGGGAATATTTGGACCGTCAAACTGTTATAGATCTCAATAAAGTGCTGTATTTTACCACGCAGATTTTGCGTGCGCTGCAGCATGCCCACCAGAAGGGGATTGTACACCGGGACATTAAACCGCAGAATATTATGGTTTTGCCTGATGATACGATTAAAGTGACTGATTTCGGCATTGCTCGTTTTGCCCGCAGTGAGACAAGGACAATGACGGATAAGGCCATTGGTTCTGTTCACTATATTGCACCAGAACAAGCAAGAGGAGATCTTACCGACGAAAAAGCAGATATCTATTCCGTCGGTGTCATGCTCTATGAAATGATTACCGGGCAGTTGCCTTTTGAGGCAGAAAATGCAGTTTCGGTTGCGATTATGCAGCTTCAGGCAGAACCACAGCCCCCAATGGAGATTAATCCGGATATTCCTCTTGGATTGCAGCAGATCACCTTGCATGCGATGCAGAAAGATCCTGCTCAGCGTTATCAGACTGCAACAGAGATGCTGCTGGACCTTAAAGAACTGCGCCAAAACCCGGATGCGGTTTTTGAATATAAATATATTCAAAGAAATAATGATTACGCAACGCCTAATTCTTTGAAGGATACTGCTTCTGTTACTTCTTATGATGATGGATATAATTATGTAGAGCATCCGGAACAAAATAATGCGAAAGCTAAGAAACGGAAAAAAACACCGTTTATTATTGGCGGGATTGCTTTGGGAGTTGTTATTCTTGCAGTGATTCTGATGGTCGCCGGTGTTTTTAAGAGCTGCGGAACTCCTTCAGAAGTAAAGCTTCCGAACTTTGTTGGCCAAAAATATGACGATGTAGTCAAAGCATATAATGGACAATTTAATTTTGTGGAGGAGACCAAAACAGATTCCACAAAAGAGACAGGTACGATCGTGAGCCAAAGCCCAAATGCCGATATGACCGTTAAAAAGGGTTCAGATGTGCATTTGACTGTAATTGTAGCGGCAGATACTGTACAAGTTCCGGACGTAACAGGGAAAACAGTAGCTGATGCAAAACAGGCATTGATTTCGGCAGGACTTCAGGTTGGTACCGTTACTGCCAAAGACGGAAAAGAAACGGCCAATACGATTTTGGAAACAAGTCCTGCAGCAGGAACTTCTGTAGATAAAGGCAGTAAAGTGAATCTGGTCTATAGCACTGGAAAAAAGGAAACAAAGATTTCTGTAACAGTCTCTTTGCCCAGCGTTAGCAGCAACCTTAATCTATCCTATTATTTGGATGGAGTCTTGCAGGGACAGGTAACCGTTAATCCTGCATATAATTCGACTTGGACACAGTCTTTTTCAGGAGAAACCGGAACAAAAATTTTAACGGTTTCTTTAGGTGGAAATATTTATCGTAAGATCAGTCTTGACTTTGATAGCGGAAACTTTAGTACGCTTGCGGAATACCCCTATACAGAACCTCAAACTTCACAGCCAACTAGTAGTAAAACACCGTCCAGCAGTTCTTCTGGCAATTCCTCCCCAAGCTCCAGTCACTCTTCTGATAATCCCTCCAGTAATTCCTCTGCTTCTTCGCATTAA
- a CDS encoding Stp1/IreP family PP2C-type Ser/Thr phosphatase, translated as MIRVCGRTDIGKVRSSNQDDCRFGLTSDGNLAWSVVCDGMGGANGGNVASSMAVESISEQYLHYFEETQKFTDNGLRDLMTSAAYNANTAIYERAAEDTQLSGMGTTLVTAIVYDGVAHVAHAGDSRAYLLDSDGIQQITTDHSMVQEMVDSGDLTLQQAKNHPQKNIITRALGVEDQIQTDYCEITLPQDWYLLILCTDGFSNCVEPEVLMDFAKKFQGQDLADQLIEEANKNGGGDNITVSIIEN; from the coding sequence ATGATAAGAGTGTGCGGAAGAACAGATATCGGAAAAGTGAGGAGCAGTAATCAGGATGATTGCCGCTTTGGACTCACTTCGGACGGAAATCTGGCGTGGTCTGTTGTCTGTGATGGCATGGGCGGCGCAAATGGTGGAAATGTTGCAAGCAGTATGGCTGTTGAGTCTATTTCAGAGCAATATCTTCACTATTTTGAAGAAACTCAGAAGTTTACAGATAACGGATTGCGAGATCTAATGACTTCTGCAGCGTATAATGCCAATACAGCGATTTATGAACGTGCAGCAGAAGATACGCAGCTTTCAGGAATGGGAACAACGTTGGTAACTGCAATCGTTTATGATGGGGTAGCACATGTCGCTCATGCAGGGGACAGCCGTGCATACCTGCTGGATTCAGACGGAATTCAGCAGATCACAACAGATCACTCGATGGTTCAGGAAATGGTAGATAGCGGAGATCTGACTTTACAGCAGGCTAAAAACCATCCACAGAAGAATATTATCACACGAGCACTTGGGGTTGAAGATCAGATACAAACGGATTACTGTGAAATAACACTGCCTCAGGATTGGTACCTTTTAATACTCTGTACGGATGGCTTTTCAAATTGTGTGGAGCCAGAAGTCCTTATGGATTTTGCCAAAAAGTTTCAGGGGCAAGATTTAGCGGATCAATTAATTGAAGAAGCGAACAAAAATGGCGGCGGGGATAATATTACCGTTTCTATTATCGAAAACTAA